From Mastacembelus armatus chromosome 9, fMasArm1.2, whole genome shotgun sequence:
CACAATGGTGTAATTATGAACTACCTGTAATCTTGGTTTTCACATtggatattttttcattttaacttgaGACGTTGGGACGTTGTATACATtcatacacaaaaaaatcaagaaTATATTGCTACTTATACAGTAATAAGGTTGACATGAATAGTTACAGAAAGAGAAGCAGCTGTGCTGTGTATATCATGTAATATATGCATTATTACATATAATTTTTACACTGGGAATGATTGGGAATTGTATGGAGGgtgaaatcagaaaaaaaaagaaaaagaatgaatccaataataaataaaaaaccttATAAAGAAAAGGCTACATGCATAGAAATACAAAATAGTTGAATGAacactaagaaaaaaatgaagaatacAGTACATTAACGGGAAACTACTATGTATGTTTCAAATGAATTCCTTCAATTTTTTGCAGGCTGTGATTATGAGGCTTTGCAAACACATTTAGCTGGTGCTTTACACTGTTAGTCAGTTTCTAGATAGGATTTAACTTAGTTGACTgggaattatttttatttctctttatttatttattttggcctactccaaaattcctccacatcATCGCTGTACCTGCTAAAACATGTGGCAAGAGTGAATTTTATGAGAATTTCTCATTAGTAATTTTTTAACTATGATTTATCAGACCTTTTCCATGTCAAACATTTTGGCATGTCACTGCAAAGAAAGCATAGCTtcaattaataataatgatggcTACATTTGATTTGCATGTATTAGATCTGTGGACCTAAACCTGAGCAACTTTAATAGTTGCACCTCTGTTTTGACAACTGAAAATATCTGTTCACCTATGTTTAAAATTATGACTGATTTTGTCCTCCAAAGACAGTGAAGTGGGGTGTAATACTTACATTTGCTATATTCCTGTCTGCATTTTAGTCCGTAGTGGGGATTCAGTTTGTCCAGAGAGATGGACAACATTTAGCTCACAGTATCATTCTTTCTGTGTCTTCAAACAATCTTAAAAATTGAGCAGGTATGACAACAATGAGCATTTTCTCCATCAAAAACTTCTAAAATTAGACATAAACAAGGTTACATCTGACAGTAACATTATAATGTTTGAAAATTGACTTACAAACATGAAGAAGTACCAGATCTCATCTGCCTGGAGTACACTGGTTCAGTATTTGAAGATTGTGAGGCCGACAATATTGCTTTTTTCTCAAGGACCCTTGAAATGCATTAGAGTGCACAATCATATGaaatcagacaggaaatgtgataaaaatgtttgaCCTCTCACTCCTTCAGCCTCACAGACTTAATTCAGAGTTAAAACGGCCCCTTTGCAAACACATCTAGTCACCAGTTAATGATATCTCGGACATGGCCCCACAGTTTGGTGATCCACAGGTTCACCCCAAGCTCTGTTAAGTACTGAAGTTCTGGCATCAACATTTTACGGCACAGTTTCCGATGTGCCTTGTCCACATTCTTCTTCAGGTTATAGCCCATGATTGACTTCTCTCCGATGGGCTGCCAGGGCCGCATGGCTGTCTCTTGGATGTTGCCAGCTTCCACAGCATGACCCCCCTCAATGCAGATTGATGCCATTTCTGCATTCCTTCTCCTCAGCTCTGCCACATCCTCAGCCATCCGCTGCCGTCCATATCTGTCTACTTTCCTCCAAAAGGTCATGTTGAAATTCTGGTATAGCTTCCAGTCAATAGCATTCCACTCAAGGGCCTTGGCCCTTAGCTCAGGGGTCAATTTAGACACAGTGGATCCCTTGCGGGCATTGAGCTTGAAGAAGAGCAAGTCATCCATCTCCCAGCAGAGTGCATCCATGAGCAGGATGAGGGATTCCTCAAAGTATTCCACCAGCATGACCAGCTGAAAACGATCAGTGATGAACTTGATTCCCTCTTCTACCCGTGGATCATCCAGCTTCAGAGTGTTGTCCTGTCCAAAGTCAAAGAACAGCAGATTCTTGAGGTAGAAAGAGTTGAAGCCCTCTGGATCAAAATAGTAATGGGGGTCATGTAGAAACTCAGTCAGCTTGTCATCACCTGGTATCTTCCAGGTAAAAGGCACGAGTCGTCCAAAGTAGTGGAAAGAGGACTCAAAAAGCTCTGCAGGGTCTCGCAGAATAGTGATGTAGGAAGTGTCCATAGGAAGCAGCTTGGCTAATTCAGGTGCGTTGAAGCGCATGTGGTTACAAATAATATTGAAGCACATTCCAGGTCTGTAGTCTTTTACCTGGGAGCGCTCGAAAAGAGATGGATAGAAGAAGTCATTTCGGCTGTCTGGGAATGCAAATTTCAGCCGGTGCTTCTCCCCAAAGCGGAAAAGTATGTTGAGGAATGTGCTGCTGGCTGTTTTGTGGGTCTTCATGAACATGATATCCACTTTTGGAGTGCACGTTTGGCTAGTGATGCGTTGTGAGCTGTTTGTGGTTGGTTTGCGGTGGAGCTGGGTTGGGCGGTGGGCACAAGAGTAAGGCACTGGAACCCTacagaggagaaaacaaatgagaaatgcTGCTGAAATTTGCTTTCAGCTTAAAGTCACAAAAT
This genomic window contains:
- the gal3st1a gene encoding galactosylceramide sulfotransferase, yielding MTGKQGRHWRSICKGLVVGTLLTSCMILLYCLSTPQIHLSLPEVPVPYSCAHRPTQLHRKPTTNSSQRITSQTCTPKVDIMFMKTHKTASSTFLNILFRFGEKHRLKFAFPDSRNDFFYPSLFERSQVKDYRPGMCFNIICNHMRFNAPELAKLLPMDTSYITILRDPAELFESSFHYFGRLVPFTWKIPGDDKLTEFLHDPHYYFDPEGFNSFYLKNLLFFDFGQDNTLKLDDPRVEEGIKFITDRFQLVMLVEYFEESLILLMDALCWEMDDLLFFKLNARKGSTVSKLTPELRAKALEWNAIDWKLYQNFNMTFWRKVDRYGRQRMAEDVAELRRRNAEMASICIEGGHAVEAGNIQETAMRPWQPIGEKSIMGYNLKKNVDKAHRKLCRKMLMPELQYLTELGVNLWITKLWGHVRDIINW